The region CCTCTTTATCCGAATGTAGAGCATCCGAGGACTGTATCGAATCCACTCTCCAAGATAGTGGCGGTGCATCTCGACGTGCGACCCACAACCCACGAACGGCAGGGAGCAAAGGCGTGCCCGATTGCTGGCTAGGGTCAAGCCATGCTCTGCCCATGCTCTGCTTGTGGGCATTTTCGCATTCGTGCCGAAGAAGGGGCGAGAGGAGATCCTACAGCCCAGTAGGGAATGGGTAGCTCTGCAATGCCTCGTTAGCCAGCGTCTGGTAACCTTCCAGTGGAGAGAGTTGTGCTGTAGAGTTGCGGACCAGATCCGTGGCTACCACGATGAGTCCGTCCTGAAATTTGGATGCCTATTGTTAAACTCAGAGTGAGTCTCTGCCAAGCTGGTGTGATGCAGTGGAATAATCACTTAACGATTCGCCCATCTGGATTGTGTGTGGCAATTGGTCAGGACAAGAAGTGTGAATGCGTCGTTGATGTCTTGTCGATCGTTTTTGTCACCTCAGCGGGGCTACAGGGCTGAGACTAGGGTACTGCGTGAAAACTGGGCTCtctgaagagctggaagtCATCATAATGAGGATAATTATAGAAGATGCAGACTTTTGGTTGGCGGACGCTATTAGATGGGCCAAGTTAATAGTATGGAGATCAAGAAAGGATGAGTGACGCCAATCCCCGGGGCCCGTTTGGGACTCCAGATTGTTCGTCATctccttttgcttttcctttgGTCCTCTCCTGACTTCTCTTCAAGCTTCACCCTCGTTTCTTTCTTCGACTTTATGATTCAATAGTATCTCTATTATATTTTCAGCTAATATTGGAAATCAAGAACACACCTTATACAGAGCGCCTAAAACAACTAAGGTTTGCCCGACCGCAGACGTCATTTGCAACGCCCACGCTAAATAGGCAGACGGATTCCGTCCTTCGGCTTGATCCAGACGCAGCCGACCCTGTGCTTAGCCTCGATCATTACGCGCTTTCTGCTTAATCCACCGCGGATCTCTTTATCGGGAATTTTTGGGGTTCTGCTCGGTCAGCTTACTTCATAAGTACCCAAGCCCCCATAGTTGGGggctctctttctcttcagAATATCCACCTGGCCGGTCAATTGCGCACTATGCACGCGACCAACGGAGTTGTCGACTCGCCTACCCCTCGCCAAGATGGCGACCTTGGCTATAAGCCAGTCCTGACTGGAAAGCAAGAACACTGTCGGTCCCTCAATATACAAGTTGTCGAGAGGGGTTGCTGACTGTGACAGATCTCAAGCGCGAACTCATCGCCCGCCAGGTCCAAAAAGAGATCTCCGAACTAAACTCCCCAACCGCCCTTCGGCGCTTTGGCGCTCCCTTCAAGTCGGATTTCGGAGAAGTCGCGCCTATCGATTCTGAGCTTCCAATCCTTCGATATATATTCGTTCACCATGTTCGAAATTTCCCATTCTTAGATCAGGCACGGGAGAAAGAATTTTGGCAGGACAAGCTGCAAGTGGTGCGTGCCGTGTTTTTGCCTCTCTCGACAGAACCGGCGGAGCTGACAATCTGGACACAGTTTCTCGAATCATTTGCGAACAAGAATGTTTCGTCCTCTGAAGACCGACTGGAGGAGACGAAGCGAAGAAAGTTGGCCCGAAAGTGCGAGAAACTCGTCGAGCTGATGATGGTTTCCGGTATCCCCACCGCATCTGGCTATGAGGAGCGTATCCAGTTTTCGGAAATGGAGGTAGTTGACCGTGGTGCTAATGAGAAGGGGCTTCTTGTCAATATGCCGGAGGGGAATGCGATTAATGGCTGGGATATCAATGTGGCTGCTGTGCGGGTAACATCCGTACGGCGGACGgttcgacatcatcaacatgcGGTATGTCTAGTATACCCTGGACTAATACATCAAACTAATAATCGGCAGGAATTTATCATCCGCGTAAGACGGAACGGTCAGCCAGATATCTTTGTAGCTCGACGGTTCGGCGAGTTTGTCAAACTTCAAAAGAGGTTGCACACCGAGATACCGGGCAGGGCGGTGCCGCCCCTCCCACGAAAGAACAaatcatcaacagcatcaacacTCTGGGGCGGTAGCACCGCGGAAGACGATGAGTCGTCTCTCTCGTCCGTCTCGACCCAGGATATTGGGCCTCCAGAGGAGACTCGTTTATCCCGCAACAGTCTGGCTCCGTCGGATATTGTTCAACGCACGCGTtcaagatcaaggagctcaGTAAGAAAGTCTCCTAGATCGTCTGCGGAGGTACCTAGAGAAACTGTGCTCTACcgagaagagcagcggaTTTCGCTTCGCGCGTTCCTTCGTACACTTCTACAGAACAAGCGGATAGCCGAGTCAAAAGCTTTAGAAGAATTCCTTACTGCAGACCCGTTTGTTCCTGGGCAGGAAGAGACGCGTGACATGGAACGACGGAAGGAAGTCGACGCTATCAGGATTGAGGAGCAAAAGCGATTCTACGAGATTGCCCGTGAACGGGCGGCAGAGCTGGATGTGTATATGGAAAAATTCCGTCGAGATATTGTAGAAAGCAGTAAGTCCAGGTCTCCAGGAACCTGGCCAGGGGGCATAACCACGCTAACATACGTTGTCAGATGGGTTGACAAAGCTTTTTGCCGAGATCCGAGAGAAACCGACGGTTGAAGATTTGAGCCCTCAATATCAGAAGTTTGCGGAATGGTTGCGCATTGAGTACGTGATCCTGTCAAACTATCACGTTGCCTCTGCTAACTGATTAGGGTTGCGGCTACTCTGTACCATCTTTTCCTGGCCGAAGACAATTCGGCAGAGCTCTTCGCGCAGGCCAAACGGATTCACTCCTTAGTGCCCTATACCTTGTTAAAGAATGTGATCCGCATCGCCAACCCCGCCGCTGTAATGACTGGCGTTTTGGACCTCTTCCTTGCCCAGCCTTTCGGCTCCCGgtctcttctgcagcgaATATTCTCCATGACATTGCATGATGGCATTAAAGGATTCCAGCGATCGATCgatgccatggctgctaAAGTTGACGATCCTATCATCTcgcagaagctgaaagcGTTCACCGAGGCAGACGAGGCTATCAAGAACGAGATTCGTCTTGAGGCtgccgaggacgatgtgGACGTTGCTGTGGCTATTCTGCGATCAGATTATCTGCCATTTGAGCTGTCGACCGAGCAAATTGGCAAGGTCTTTAATTCATACGTCGCCTGGAATCACGCTGTAGAAAATGTGGACGAGGAAATGCGGGAGGGCGCGCAGTGGTTCGCTAATGTGAAGCAGTTGCTCAAACTATACACGCGACAGACAGACAAGGCGAAGATGCTCAGCATCATCGAAGAACCAGTGACGCTCCAACTGTTCCGCGATCTTTTCACCATCTTCTATGAGCCTTTGGTTCGAGTGTACAAGTCAGCGAATGTTTACAGCAGTATCACCGATTTCGCCAAGTTTGCTGACGACGCAATCGCTGTGATTGAAAAGTGCCAGAGGCAGGATATTTCCGCCGACCCAAACCAAACTGTTCAAGCCTTTATTGATCTCTGCGAACGGCACCAGAGTAGTCTCTACAAGTTCGTCCACGAGGTCCACCTGCACGATAACGGACTGTTTGGGTCCCTGATGGCATGGATTGAAGATATTCTTCAATTCCTGCGTAACGGGCCAAAAGGCGGCAAACTCGACATGAACGCGCTGTTTAGCGGTGCCAAGGACATGGGTCAGATTGACCCAGCCCTCGCTCGTGAGGAGATAGATAAACTCATAAAGTGGCATGAGGATCGCAAGCAGTGGCACCTCAACAAGACTCGCCAGAAGATGGCCGCTGAAGGAACGGCTAGTTCTCCATTCCAGACCAAGTTCAAATCGAGCGACTTTGGTTTGGATGAGGTATGTATAGGACCTTTAAAGTAAGTCACAGATAAACTAACAAGAAACAGGCCGACCTTGAACATCTCGCCATTTCCGACGAGGATTCTGATCACTCCGATGACATCGACGCcgaagacgaggcagaagaatTAGACCCGATAGCTGTTGAACGAAAACGACGGTCCCGGCAACAGGACCACTTGCGCCGTACAGCCGGAGAGCCCGTCAAACCGGAAGTTCACGAGATCCTCAAGCTGTCCGACTCGTTTGGTGTTCTGCTCCGCCAGGTGTTGGCGGACTGAGGTCGCCATTTCGTTTCGTTCGTTCTGTTGCGATACCCACTGCATCTATTCATATACATCTTGAAGTTGCGAAGTTTGTTGTTTCGGCTCGCTTTTACAGTATTTGCATTGCAGGCTAGAGTAGACTAGGGCATACAACATCTGGTTGCATGGCATTATATTCCTATAGAAATCAATGGAGGGCATTTGACGTCGCATTTCGCGCCTATCAGTAGTTTCAGTAATTTCAGGCCTTCGCGAGATTATGTTCATAAGCTAGGTGAGCCTAAATGCCATCATGCTGATGCTTGGCGCGGTAGGCATGATGACCCTTGAATAACAGCCAGAGGCGTTCTCAAGTGAGCTCACTGTCGAATTCTTAATACTAGAACTGGAAGGATATCTTTGCGATATTGAAATAGAGCCCGCACAATTCGTGGTTCAAGCGCCGACCGCCTCAACTCGATAGTTTCCATAGCGACCATCGACATCTTTCACTGTCGCGCGATCAAGTGGCACCGTAAGTTCAGTTCTTCGTTCCACTATTTATCTATTGTCTTGGATATTGTTGATCCTGTCATCGTCATTCATCAGAGTTGATGATATCTCCCCATAAACCTTGTCATGGTGGAGGGACACCGGCCTCCCCTCGCACCGCCGTACCTACGCGGGGTCTCCTACTGGATGGTATATGGCGATGCAACTGTCCCGAGCGACCACCAGCTCTGAAGCTGCAGACGAGGAATCATGGAGTAAACCATGGGCGGTGGTGTATTTCTACCTACTTCCTCTCATTATCTATTTACGCACAACTAATCCCTACATTACCTACCTTGACAGGCGGCGATGTGTACCACAGACTTAGAAGCTAACGACATCCTTGACCAGTTTACACCTGCCAGaaagaccagcaacaccgATGCAAGTTCTTTCTGTGGACTAGTGACGCTGAGGCCCGCGAGAAGCTAGTGCTCCTATCGAACTCGCGCACCGAAGCAGTTCCTTCTGGATCCTCGTCTCCAAGCCCAACACCGCACACTCCATCCTCAAAGACTGCCTCTGCCCAAGGAAGCGCAGAGGGTCTATTAACGCCGCGAACCGGCTACAGGGACTACAAAAGGTCGCGAGTGGATAACACACCAGCAAGCGCAAGCGCGAGCGCCAAAGCTCGCATGATGGCTGAAGACACAGATGAATTCGACTGGAGCGACGGGCTGCAGGATGAAATGGAGAAAGTAATTGAAAGCAGCCAGCCACTCCGACAGCCGCAATTCGGACCTCCGGCGCGCAAGGCACCGCAGACGGCAGACGTGACCAGTCcggcaaagaggaagagatcgGTTGACGATGAGGGTGCGGGAAGATATGGTACAATGACGCCGGGCGGTTCCGTGCGTGGAACTGGGCCAAGTAATCAAGGAGCGCCGTTCCTCACGCCCTCACCGGCTCGGTATAGAAATGCTGGACAGGGTCCGGGAGTTGGGGAGTCGCCGCTAGCGACATCGTCTGACCTTGCGGTGCAAGTATTGCGGATACTAGAAAAGCATGGCGGTGATGTTCCGGCTGGGGCAGGGGAGGAGTTAAGAGAGTTGTTCAACCggcaggagatgaagatgaagggcGTATTGCGGGGACGGGACATATCGCGGGCTGCGCTgaaggacaaggatgagCAGATTGTGAGGTTGAATGAAAGAATTGCAACGTTGGAGTCACAGCTGCAAATGGAGCGCACGGTATGGGGGAGTAAATGATATTCTTTGAGGATTTGATACCCTGGTACATTAGCATGGTGCTTTTATTCAGGCTGGCCTTTCGCAAGGTATAGGTTAATTTAATAGCCGCAGAGTGGTCACTTAGAACAACGTAATTTCGGAGGGGTTCATGGAGCAAATTCAGGTATGATTGATGTCGATCACGTGTGCGATAAGATCGTTGAAAATAAGTTGTCCTGGTCCTTAAGAGAAaatcctcagcagcaagtTCGCAGGTACCAACCACGAAACGAACGAGGCAGAAGATTATAACTTGCCTAGAAGCACCTCTTTGAAAAACTGCAGTTCTGTTTAATGGCCCAAAGTACTGAGGACAACACCAGACGTCCGCGCCCGAGCGACCTCCCCGAGATGTTTCGACCCCCCGTGAACCGCGCAATGCGGGTTCTGGATCGATCATTCTTCAAAAAAACGGTACCGCTCTCCGCTGCGACAATATTCAAGAATTCAGACATCTCAAGGGTGCGACGGGCGTTGGAGCAGAGCAAGGATATTCTCGCATTACCGCGCTTGAATACGATCCAGGACATTAAACAGGATGATGTCGTTAAAAAGTGCTTACTGCTTAAGGAGACCATTAGGCATGATGGTATGATCTGTGAATGCTGTTATGTATGGATATTGGTTAACGTGCCGCAGATACTGCGACATGGTCGCCGACTATTAACGAGTTGGTTGATAATGgggttgttggtgttgggcCCTTCGATCTGACGCTGGACTACGACTATTGGCTTCACTGTGagtacaagaggctacaaAAAGTAATGGAAGCTGACTTTGGCTAGCCGATATTATTAGTGCCGTTCTACCGGAGGAACTACTCGAGGAAGTTCCGCAGGGCTTTACGCAGGTGGGACATGTTGGTAAGTCGAGCAAAACGCCTTGTGCTTCTGCTCTGGAGAACTGACCAATAGCCCAACTGAACCTCCGCGAACAATTCATCCCGTGGCGACACCTTATTGCACAGGTCCTCCTGGACAAGAACCCAACGCTTCGCACCGTGATCAGAAAGACCGAGGATGTGGGATCGCAAAGCGAGTTCCGGACGTTCCCTTACGAGCTCCTTGCTGGTGACTCAGATATGAATGTTATCCAGCATGAACAAGACTGCGAATTCCGCTTTGATTTCTCTCGCGTATATTGGAACAGCCGCCTCCATACAGAGCACCAAAGACTCGTGGACCTATTCAAGCCAGGCGAGATGGTATGCGATGTGATGGCTGGCGTTGGGCCATTTGCAATCCCcgctggaaagaagaagatttttGTCTGGGCCAATGACCTCAATCCGCACGGGTACGAGGTGATGCAGGATGCCGTGAAGAGGAACAAGGTCTTCAAATTTGTCACCCCGTTCAACCAAGACGGAAGGAGCTTCATCAGGTGGTCTGCTAGAGCCCTCCAAAAATATGACCCAGTGACAGTGACCATCCAGCCAAGAACAAAGCGGACGAGGGACGCCTCCGGTCAGGTGAAAGAGACCCAGCCACCTCTAGAAGTATACACCCGTCCGAAAGTCTTTCACCATTACGTGATGAACCTCCCGGGAAACGCCCTTGAGTTCTTGGACGCTTTCATTGGCGTCTATGCGGGTTGCGAGGAACTGTTCGAACCACACACCAAGGAACAGCTCCCCATGGTCCATGTGTACTGTTTCTCAGGCCACTCGGAGAACGAAGTCGACGACCATATTGATATCTGCAAGCGCATGTCCGAGAGGCTGGAATACCCGATAACAGTAGAGGACCgcgttggaggagctggaaacaCAGAGCTGGAGCTTTCTATCCATAACGTGAGACTGGTTAGCCCTAACAAGCAGATGTTCTGCGCGAGTTTCCGACTTCCCCGCGCGGTTGCTTTCAGGAAGAAGTGAGAAACCTACATTATGCAGTGGATGATAGAATTCTTGGCTTTGCATAGCACGAGGCGTTTGGTTGggctctcttctccatcataGACTAGAATTTGCTTATAATGGCATTGATTCTCGCTTCTTTAGCTATAGCAGCCTTGAAACTTGTACAATCGCGGGCTTATGCTGTAAGCGGTACTGGGTTGACCGCCTTTTTCTGCCGCGATCGCCTACCGTGGGCCTGGAGAGTTTTCCCGCCTGCGCATCAGGTTCACTATTCATCCTCAAGATCAGCGAAGCCATCACAATCTTTGTCGAACCACTCCGCTGTACTCCCTTAGAGGCATACAGATTCCGACTTCTGATCACCATGAGCGGCGTCAACCTCCCCCCGGCTACCCACCGCCAGCGCGCTCCCCCGCAGGGTGAGCTCGAAGCTGCCTCAACACTCAAGCTCGGCGCGGACCAGAACACGCACACGTTATCGCTGTCCGAAGCCCGTCTGGTTATTGACAAGGTTCTTGAGAACAAGCGGAGGGGAGGGAAGAAATATGAGGAACCGGAGTGAGTAGTCCGCCGGTCCTGCCGTTTCTACCTGCGATGTAGAACTTGCAAGCAACTTGCGATAAGATAGTAGCAGATAACTAACGGTATTACCACGTAGGAACCTCATAAAAACGCTGGAGTACCTCTCACTTTTTGCCCGATTCAAAGACGAGGAGAATATCAAGGCAGTTGAGCGACTGTTGAACTCGCATACGGAGTTGGAGATGTTCGAGAGGTCACAGCTCGGTACGCCACCACATCGGCCACTCTCTCCTCAATATTGAGATGCTATCTCTTCTGCTGATATGGGCAGGATGTTTGCTGATGCGTTAACAAATAGGAAGTTTATGCTGCGATAACGCCGATGAAGCGAAATCGCTTATCCCCAGTCTGCAGAATAAAATTTCTGATGGGGAGCTGCAGGAATTGCTGGACGAGttgacgaagctgagaaactTCACAGAGTAGTTGATTggtctttttctcttccagacTAGCCCTGCTCTGTCTATTACCAGTGCCTGGGCGGTGATGTGATATGGTTTCATAGCATGGAGTTAGGAGTTACGCGTATCAAGGGCCGAAAACCACCAAACCTACCTTTGAAAGGCTTGAAAGCTTGAGATGGATCGTAATCTGGACACAGATCGTTATTGGACACAGATCGTTATTGGACACAGATCGTTATTGGACACAGATCGTAATTTGGACACGGAGCCATTGAATGATGCCAGAAGCTAGATATCTAGCCTCGTTCAGGTATACCTGCATCTGAACAGTTCGACGATCAACATCCAGGATCGCCTGATTATCAGTAATCAGCGCTTACAGAATCGTGTGTTGCAGATTGAGCTCGTTATAATTAGAAGCGATCATGCATATatgctgggcttggattaTAGTATGAGGCTGGTCCGTGCATTTTGATAGGAGGCTCTGGGGTTGATATCGATATCGATAACCATaacttgctttttccccttgCTTTCCACTTGCTTTCCACTTGCTTTTTCCACATGGGAGATTACCAAACCGAGTCATGACACCCAGAGCTTAACCCTCGACTCCTAACCTTATTATGTCCAACCCGACTTTCAAAATCATATATGCTATGATCCACTATCTATGCCCTCGATCCAATAACAGTCTGCAACAAAGAGCTGTGCACTAGATCAAGAGGGTGCTCCGGCGTAAATACCCGAGGCATGCATCCCAGCCACTCACACGCTAGAGTGATAAGACCCCCTGCCTAAGCATGTAAGGAAAGGAAGGATGAGACTCCGGCTAAACCGGGGTTGCCTTAATTTTGCCTTTTTACAGATGTATGGCGTGGTCATCGTGGTCATGCTTCTTCACCTTGCGCAGCAGGACACAGATGCGCTCTGGACTTAATTCCCTCATTGCTGCAGTGTGATAGTATCGATCAACAATtaagggaaaagaaaaagaaaaagaaaagaaaaactCCGTCGTCGTATCTGCGCATAGATTAAGCCAGCGCCAAGCAACAAGACACATTTCCCGAAGCGGAGCTCCATACTCCGGCGgtgcagcggcggcggagcCTTCGAGTCCCCAGACCTGGTTCCgagttcttcctcgaaagccaCGTTGAGCACGTTGAAATTAGATGTTGGATTAGCAGGTAGGAATTAGTAATGGGATCGCGTGTCGACCGCGGTTGAACCAGCGAGCTCTCAGATGAAGGTCAGCGACCGCAGCACCGGAGTGCTGCCCAAGTCTCCGAACCAGTCGTAGTCGACTCTGAAGTTCAAAGCCACAGCTAAAAACCGGGGCTGCGAGTGTGTGGGGAGGCGCCGCAATCCTGCAGGGCCGATCCCCGTTACCGGTTTGGCGCTAGGCCCGATTGATATTCTCTCACGAGTCAGAAATGGATCTTATTGGACGACATGTAGTGTTATCGCGACCGGTGATTGGATACAAGCACAATTAGGTAATGGAGTCGCCCAGTCGGGTGGTTCCAGACGAAAATCAGACCCAGCACCAAACCGCGGGCTCGGAGTTAAGGTCAGCCATGAAGTCATGCAGCGTTCAGTTCGTGCATCAAAACTGACCAGCGATCTTGGACGGCTGGtgctgcaggagatacggTTGATTGAAGCGAATGATAACTGCTGATGTTGAAACCTGTACCAGAACCAATTACTTCAGCGTTAGGTAACATGAGCCCGCGTCGAGAATTCCTGTACGTAATACCAAGCCCGTTCCGGCAACAGCCAATCCGGCGGCCCAATCAGGCGGAAGCGCCTTATCTCTGGCCTTTGAGCGCGCAGAAGCAGGAACCGTCAACACGGCCATACGACGGGATTCTCTTACGTGTGGAAATTCAAGCTCACCTGCTATTCTCGTGTGAGTCGTGTCGCTGCCGGATGGACGGGCAGCACGGTTGAATCTTAGAGATCTTATAATGATGTTCTCGGGAGCAGAGCTGGCGGAGTGTAGTGTTGGTCATTTTTCTTCAAAGCGTTGAGGCTTTTTCCCTTCAACCCATCTCGCTCCGTACACAGAACAACCAAAACATCAGAacatccagaagagcagaacagcaggagcagaacAGCAGaacagcagaaccagaacagcagaaccagaacaCAGTAGGCTGCGGTAGACGGCTCTAGTCTCATATTGCATTCCATAGAGCCTCCGATTGCGCTCATAGATCGATCGTCTCGACCCTCATATTCCCTTCCCGGTTTGATACCATTATACCATTACGTCGTTGGTTATCATTATCATTATCAACCTCGTCACTCGGCCTCCTGCCCGTCGCCTCTGATAAGCATTTCCGCCTCAGTTTCGACGTGGCAGGCTCCCTGATCTATCCAACCAGCAGACCAGGTTCTTGATCTCAGACTGTATCAGACTATCTGACTGTATCTGCCGGGTGTACTCATTGGCTGCCTGCGCGGTATCTCGATCTCCCCAGTCCCCGTTCCTCCGTACTGTTCGTGGACCACATTCGTTCTCCAGCACTCCCAGACCACATTCTCCAAGCACCCCATAACAGACCCTTCTGGGGTTTGCCTGGCCCTGGCGGATTCCCGGCACTCGGGACTGTTACGTGACGGAATCTGGTCGGGTCCGTCCTGTTCCTATCAAATTATCGATTCCCTAATTCTCTTGCCAATATTCGAGGGCGATCTCCGCcctatcttcttcgtcttcttctccctaCTATCTGTGCACTTCTCTATCGCGGTCTCCTGAATGGCTGCTGTTATCACGCTCCAGTCGTCCTCGACGGCTGGTCTCCAACAGGGCTCTCCATCTGACCGTCATCTCCTtcggccgctgctgcagaataACCCTCAGCAACCGCCGCtacagcagcagccgcttcAACCACAGCAATCCCCCTCTCCTGCCCCCATTGGCAcccttcctcgtcttcctgcaCTGGGCCGGGATGGACCGAGTTGTGACGCCTGTCTGCGCAGAAAGAGTCGGTGTGCTATGAACGAAATGGTCAACAAGTGTTATTCGTGCGACTTTCATCGCCAGGACTGCACCTTCACcctatcatcatcgtcaaccacCACAACAACCATTACCACGACCGCGACCAGCGCGAACAGCGCGAACAGCGCCAGCAGTGCCAGCACTGCCGGCACCAGCCGTCCAAGCACGGCTGACGTGCAGTCTAAAAAGCGTAAACTGGACGATATCATCAATAGTGATGCGGATTCTCCTAAAAGGTAAAAGCCATTATCTGATGCGGTTCGAGAGCCGATCTCGGATATACTTTATCAGAGAGAGACTGGGGCGCTAATTGTTGCTATCCCCGCCAGGTTATCGACCGTTTCTAAAGCTGACAGTGCTCGTTCGCCCTTGAGTGAACACCCGCGGTTCAACGCCGTCTCATACTGGCATCAGACCACCCAGCACATCGGCCTCACTACCGAGCTGGAGCCCGCCCTACTGGCCTACCTTCCGGTAGACCAGAACGACGAGAGTATCGTTGCTGCTTCGCGGGTACGGAAACTCAGCGACGACGGCACTTTTATGCGTGTCGTCAACACCATGTCGCATGCGGATGCTCCGCAGTCCGCCACCCTGGTCTCCATCGAGAGCCTGGTTGCTCCCTATGGGTCCACCTTGGTAGAGAAGTTCTTCGAGCACATCCACCCGACCTTCCCAATTCTGATGGAAGATGTCTTCCGCCAGTCGTACAGAACCAGGAATGGCATCTCTCCACTTTTACTTTCTGCTGTCTACGTCCTGGCCCTCAAGTTTGTTGACATCGGACCAGCCTCGCAGTCCGCGCGGCGGCCCGACGCCACTCGTCTTGAGGCCACTGCTTTGAGGCTTCTTAATGAATCTCTACCATATGCATCAATATCGACGATCCAAGCGGGGCTGTTACTCATGCAAAAGTCGACGTTGGCAACCGCTGCTTTGAACGCGCAATTGGTCACCGCTGGGTTTGAGCTCGGGCTTCACCAGGATTGCTCCGACTGGCGGATGGAAACCTGGGAGAAGGGCCTGAGAAAGCGTCTCGCCTGGGCACTTTACATGCAGGACAAATGGTCCGCAATGGTGCACGGCCGGCCATCACATGTCGTTTCCTCCAACTGGACTGTGCAGGAtctcgtggaagaagattttACTGACGCGTTCGCCTCGACCGCATCCCAGCCGGAAGACGCCCCTGTAGGCCACGGGCCGCTTTTCTTCTGTCATCTAGTGGCCCTGACCACCATTCTCTCCGATATCCTGGACCGCTTTTACACCCTCCAGTCAATACAAGAATTTAAAGCCGCGGGCAGCAACCGAACCCGTCTCATCCTAGAACGCGCCAAACCGGCCCAAATCCGTCTCAAGGAATGGTTCGCGCGTCTACCTGCATCCCTCAAACTAGACTCTACCACCGACCTCTTTGAGAACATCACGGAGGAAAATGCCCGCAACGGCGCCCTGCACCTCTCCTACTTCGCCACCGAAATCACTCTCCATCGCTGCATCGTCCGCTCCCTCTCTCCAGATTCCACGGACGCCTACCTCTCCCACATCTGCCGCTCCGCCGCAAAGACCCGCCTCATCTCAGCAATGGACTTTGTAAACCGTCTCCGCCCGCCTCACCTTCGCTCCTTCTGGCCCGCCGCATCCAGAACCCACTTTGCCCTCATCGGCTCGTTCGGCATCCTCCTACGTGTAACAGCGCCGaccaaagaagaagccgagtTCTACCGCCTTCGGCTCTGCGAGTACCGCTGGACCCTGAGCGTCAGCAAAAAGGACGCCGAATTCCTCGAGTTTGCGCTCGAGTCTCTAGACAACGCAACGGATCTAGATCATCATGTCCCTGCTAAACCAGGAATCGATGAGCTGATGACCAGCTCGTCAAAACCATACATTGCTTCTACTTCGGCCAGATCGGGGACGACGCAGGAAGAGGCGATTCTGGATTTGGACCCGCGCTCTGGGACCGGAGGCACCTCCTCTGTTATCTCGGGGCTGGCTTCACCGGCTACCTCGGTTAGTGAGGAAAGTatgcacgatgcggctgtT is a window of Aspergillus nidulans FGSC A4 chromosome VI DNA encoding:
- a CDS encoding nitrogen regulatory coactivator tamA (transcript_id=CADANIAT00010143), with product MAAVITLQSSSTAGLQQGSPSDRHLLRPLLQNNPQQPPLQQQPLQPQQSPSPAPIGTLPRLPALGRDGPSCDACLRRKSRCAMNEMVNKCYSCDFHRQDCTFTLSSSSTTTTTITTTATSANSANSASSASTAGTSRPSTADVQSKKRKLDDIINSDADSPKRLSTVSKADSARSPLSEHPRFNAVSYWHQTTQHIGLTTELEPALLAYLPVDQNDESIVAASRVRKLSDDGTFMRVVNTMSHADAPQSATLVSIESLVAPYGSTLVEKFFEHIHPTFPILMEDVFRQSYRTRNGISPLLLSAVYVLALKFVDIGPASQSARRPDATRLEATALRLLNESLPYASISTIQAGLLLMQKSTLATAALNAQLVTAGFELGLHQDCSDWRMETWEKGLRKRLAWALYMQDKWSAMVHGRPSHVVSSNWTVQDLVEEDFTDAFASTASQPEDAPVGHGPLFFCHLVALTTILSDILDRFYTLQSIQEFKAAGSNRTRLILERAKPAQIRLKEWFARLPASLKLDSTTDLFENITEENARNGALHLSYFATEITLHRCIVRSLSPDSTDAYLSHICRSAAKTRLISAMDFVNRLRPPHLRSFWPAASRTHFALIGSFGILLRVTAPTKEEAEFYRLRLCEYRWTLSVSKKDAEFLEFALESLDNATDLDHHVPAKPGIDELMTSSSKPYIASTSARSGTTQEEAILDLDPRSGTGGTSSVISGLASPATSVSEESMHDAAVAPM